In the Flagellimonas sp. MMG031 genome, one interval contains:
- the pafA gene encoding alkaline phosphatase PafA has protein sequence MRTTNLILSVLALSMISLTYGQRRKNAAPEPLPAPIAHQPKLVVGIVVDQMRYDYLTRFWNQYGEGGFKRLVNEGFNCKNNHFNYAPTSTGPGHTSVYTGTTPAVHGIIGNDWFDKELGKDVYCAGDDAYESVGTTSDLGKMSPHRMLTTTITDQLRLHTQMRGKVIGVALKDRGAILPAGHTANAAYWFEGGETGNWITSSYYMDELPQWVADFNASDKVEAYKKPWTTLKPIETYVESGLDANNYEGLQKGETSNAFPHDLPAIWDQNGQFDLIRRSPYGNSITADFALAALEGEDLGADTITDFLAISFSSTDYVGHFFGVNSKEIEDTYIRLDQDLERILSTLDEKVGKGEYTVFLTADHAAIHVPSFLMDAKIPAGYLDMGGMREKFNTFLQYTYGTTDVVRDLSNYQLFLDHTILANLDIDLDDAQEAIAKELLSYEGIAQVYTGHQMWENEYTKGIPYILQNGYNQKRSGDVLLVPNVGFISYSRTGSTHGSPQIYDTHVPLLLYGKGIQQGSTVNRTEISDIAPTIATLLGIAFPNGTTGQPIGEVLKFD, from the coding sequence ATGAGAACGACCAACCTTATCCTTTCTGTTTTGGCTTTGAGCATGATCAGTCTAACCTATGGCCAACGAAGAAAAAATGCTGCCCCTGAACCGCTACCTGCTCCAATTGCACACCAGCCTAAATTGGTGGTCGGTATTGTGGTGGACCAAATGCGCTACGATTATCTTACCCGTTTTTGGAATCAATATGGGGAGGGCGGTTTTAAACGATTGGTAAACGAAGGTTTCAATTGTAAAAACAACCATTTTAACTATGCGCCTACCAGCACGGGGCCAGGACATACCTCTGTTTACACGGGAACGACCCCTGCGGTACACGGTATTATCGGTAATGATTGGTTCGACAAGGAATTGGGAAAAGACGTCTACTGTGCAGGCGATGATGCCTATGAATCTGTGGGTACTACTTCGGATTTGGGAAAAATGTCGCCGCACCGAATGTTGACTACCACCATTACCGATCAATTGCGGTTACATACCCAAATGCGTGGGAAGGTGATAGGTGTTGCCTTGAAGGATAGAGGGGCCATACTTCCTGCAGGACATACCGCCAATGCGGCCTATTGGTTTGAAGGAGGTGAAACCGGAAATTGGATCACCAGTTCCTATTATATGGATGAATTGCCACAATGGGTAGCCGATTTTAACGCTTCCGATAAGGTTGAGGCATACAAAAAGCCTTGGACTACCCTAAAACCGATTGAAACTTATGTTGAAAGTGGACTGGATGCCAACAATTATGAAGGATTGCAGAAGGGTGAAACCAGTAATGCCTTTCCACATGATTTACCAGCCATTTGGGACCAAAACGGTCAGTTCGATTTGATCAGGAGAAGCCCCTATGGAAATAGCATCACGGCCGATTTTGCCTTGGCCGCTTTGGAAGGAGAGGATTTGGGAGCGGATACCATAACCGATTTCTTGGCCATCAGTTTTTCAAGCACGGATTACGTAGGTCACTTTTTTGGAGTGAATTCCAAAGAAATCGAGGATACCTACATTAGACTAGACCAAGATTTGGAAAGAATTTTATCCACTTTGGACGAAAAAGTGGGCAAAGGTGAATACACCGTTTTTCTGACCGCCGATCACGCGGCGATTCACGTACCCTCTTTTTTGATGGATGCAAAGATTCCCGCCGGATATTTGGATATGGGTGGCATGCGCGAAAAGTTCAATACATTTCTTCAATACACTTATGGGACCACCGATGTGGTGAGAGATCTATCCAATTATCAATTGTTTTTGGACCATACCATTCTGGCCAATTTGGATATCGATCTGGATGATGCCCAAGAGGCCATCGCCAAAGAACTACTTTCTTATGAGGGAATTGCCCAGGTATATACAGGGCATCAAATGTGGGAGAATGAGTATACCAAGGGGATTCCATACATTTTGCAAAATGGGTATAACCAAAAACGTTCCGGGGATGTTCTCTTGGTGCCCAATGTAGGCTTTATCTCTTACAGCCGAACAGGTTCCACCCATGGTTCTCCACAGATTTATGATACCCATGTCCCCCTTTTATTATATGGGAAAGGCATTCAACAGGGAAGTACGGTAAACCGCACGGAGATTTCCGATATAGCCCCTACCATTGCCACTTTATTGGGAATCGCTTTCCCAAATGGTACAACCGGGCAACCTATTGGCGAGGTGTTGAAATTTGACTAA
- a CDS encoding ABC transporter permease, producing MKYLAAIGKYFIMVWEVFKKPTKWGIMKTLILKEIDELIFGAMGIIIFISFFIGGVVTIQTALNLNNPLLPKSLIGFATRQSVILEFAPTFTSIIMAGKVGSYITSSIGTMRVTEQIDALEVMGINSLNYLVFPKIIATMMYPFAVAISMFVGILGGWVAAVFGGFAPSGDFIQGLQMDFDSYHVTYAFIKSVVFAFVIATVPSYHGFYMTGGALEVGKASTTSFVWTSVVIIIANYVLTQLLLG from the coding sequence ATGAAATACCTAGCAGCGATTGGAAAATACTTCATCATGGTTTGGGAAGTATTTAAAAAACCTACCAAGTGGGGCATCATGAAGACCTTGATCCTCAAGGAAATTGATGAGTTGATTTTTGGGGCCATGGGCATCATCATCTTCATCTCCTTTTTTATTGGAGGTGTTGTTACCATACAGACCGCACTCAACCTGAACAATCCCCTACTTCCAAAAAGTTTGATAGGATTTGCGACCAGGCAATCGGTTATTCTGGAATTTGCCCCGACCTTTACCTCCATCATCATGGCCGGTAAAGTGGGCTCCTACATCACCTCTAGTATTGGAACCATGCGGGTTACCGAACAGATTGACGCCCTAGAGGTTATGGGCATCAACTCACTGAACTACCTTGTTTTTCCAAAGATTATCGCCACGATGATGTACCCCTTCGCGGTTGCTATTTCCATGTTTGTGGGTATTTTGGGCGGATGGGTCGCCGCAGTATTTGGTGGTTTTGCGCCAAGTGGGGATTTTATACAAGGACTACAAATGGATTTTGATTCGTACCACGTGACCTATGCATTCATCAAATCGGTCGTGTTTGCCTTTGTGATCGCAACGGTACCCTCATACCACGGATTTTACATGACAGGTGGTGCACTTGAGGTTGGAAAAGCCAGTACCACCTCCTTCGTATGGACCAGTGTGGTGATCATTATAGCGAATTATGTACTAACGCAATTGTTGCTGGGCTAA
- a CDS encoding ATP-binding cassette domain-containing protein, whose product MIQVENIHKSFGDNHVLKGISTEFEKGKTNLIIGQSGSGKTVFIKCLLGLFEPDEGNIYYNGNCYSELSIKERRNLRQEMGMVFQGSALFDSMTVEGNVMFPLDMFTNQSQSEKQDRVDFVLKRVNLVDAHKRYPAEISGGMQKRVAIARAIVMNPKYLFCDEPNSGLDPKTAMLIDNLIQEITQEYDITTVINTHDMNSVMEIGEKIIFLKNGLKEWEGTNKEIFKTDNEAVTNFVYSSELFKKVRQMYIEERN is encoded by the coding sequence ATGATACAGGTAGAAAACATACACAAATCCTTCGGGGACAACCACGTATTAAAAGGTATTTCCACAGAGTTCGAAAAAGGGAAGACCAACTTGATCATTGGACAGAGTGGATCGGGTAAAACTGTTTTTATCAAATGTCTGCTTGGCCTTTTTGAGCCCGATGAAGGCAATATTTACTACAACGGCAATTGCTATTCCGAACTTTCCATAAAGGAACGAAGAAATTTGAGGCAAGAAATGGGCATGGTTTTCCAAGGCAGTGCCCTTTTTGATTCCATGACGGTGGAGGGCAACGTGATGTTCCCTTTGGATATGTTCACCAATCAATCACAGTCCGAAAAACAAGATCGTGTGGATTTTGTGCTCAAACGGGTCAATTTGGTTGATGCCCATAAACGATATCCTGCGGAAATTTCCGGAGGAATGCAAAAAAGGGTGGCCATAGCCCGTGCCATTGTAATGAACCCCAAATATCTGTTCTGCGATGAGCCCAATTCTGGACTTGACCCCAAAACTGCCATGCTGATTGATAACCTTATCCAAGAAATCACCCAAGAATACGACATCACTACCGTGATCAATACCCACGATATGAACTCTGTGATGGAGATCGGGGAAAAGATTATTTTCCTAAAAAATGGCCTTAAGGAATGGGAAGGCACGAACAAGGAAATTTTCAAGACGGATAATGAGGCCGTGACCAACTTCGTTTACTCTTCCGAGCTGTTTAAAAAGGTACGGCAGATGTACATTGAAGAGCGTAACTAG
- a CDS encoding DUF389 domain-containing protein, whose amino-acid sequence MSEDQKQVDTSPGQDSGDEVKKDFKGLLGSVRKFLSDLLEIRSNTDAAATKESIIADIPFKGHTSWILVCSIFIASIGLNANSTAVVIGAMLISPLMGPILGMGMSLAINDIDTLRRSLKNFTVMVTLSVITAFLFFYLFPLRDESSELLARTKPDIRDVLIAFFGGLALVIARAKKGTIASVIFGVAIATALMPPLCTVGFGLAIGKPWYAAGAMYLFIINTIFIGLATFLVIKFLRFPMVRYANSQRRRLIARLASITGILVMIPAGFTFYNVFQESLFMKQAQSFLQETVEIYQFEGAGRYVDNLTKLEYVDDGTSLIEVVFMGDEAVPENVVNTWRTQKNQYNRLKDAELHIIQGGKDDSEEKFNYVSELYEKNKAELLNKDEQIRLLEEELASLTKNTGKQIPFQNISAEAKANYQNIESLGFSYQLRTDFKKVDTIPVFEVDWKNGVSASEKQADTKKMLAWLKLRLQDSTLVIKEAN is encoded by the coding sequence ATGAGTGAAGATCAAAAACAAGTGGACACCTCTCCTGGTCAGGATAGCGGGGATGAGGTGAAAAAGGATTTTAAGGGACTGTTGGGGAGTGTACGCAAGTTCCTCTCCGATTTATTGGAAATTCGCTCCAATACGGATGCGGCAGCCACCAAGGAATCCATTATAGCGGATATCCCTTTTAAAGGGCATACCTCTTGGATTTTGGTGTGTTCGATATTTATTGCATCCATCGGGTTGAATGCCAACTCTACCGCAGTGGTAATTGGAGCAATGCTTATCTCCCCTTTGATGGGTCCCATTTTGGGGATGGGCATGTCGTTGGCCATCAATGACATCGATACGTTGCGACGATCGCTTAAAAACTTCACGGTCATGGTCACCTTGAGTGTCATTACCGCATTTTTGTTTTTCTACCTTTTTCCTTTAAGGGATGAATCTTCGGAGTTGCTCGCCCGTACCAAGCCAGATATCCGGGATGTGCTCATCGCATTTTTCGGTGGACTTGCCCTGGTGATTGCACGTGCCAAAAAAGGGACCATCGCCAGTGTTATTTTCGGTGTGGCCATCGCTACGGCCCTGATGCCACCGCTCTGTACGGTCGGTTTTGGACTGGCCATTGGGAAGCCATGGTATGCTGCAGGGGCGATGTACCTGTTTATCATCAACACCATATTTATAGGTTTGGCCACTTTTTTGGTCATCAAGTTTTTGCGATTTCCCATGGTGCGCTATGCCAATTCGCAGCGAAGAAGACTCATCGCACGTTTGGCCTCCATTACCGGTATTTTGGTGATGATTCCCGCTGGGTTCACTTTCTATAATGTGTTCCAAGAATCCCTTTTTATGAAACAGGCCCAAAGTTTTTTGCAGGAAACCGTGGAAATCTATCAATTTGAGGGTGCTGGAAGATATGTGGACAATCTGACCAAATTGGAATATGTGGATGATGGAACTTCGTTGATCGAAGTGGTATTTATGGGGGATGAGGCCGTTCCAGAGAATGTCGTCAATACTTGGCGCACACAAAAAAACCAGTACAATAGGCTCAAAGATGCGGAGTTGCACATTATTCAAGGGGGGAAGGACGATTCTGAGGAGAAGTTCAATTATGTGAGCGAACTGTACGAAAAGAACAAGGCCGAACTCTTGAACAAGGATGAACAGATCAGGTTATTGGAGGAAGAATTGGCCAGCTTGACCAAGAACACGGGCAAACAGATTCCATTTCAGAATATTAGCGCGGAGGCCAAGGCCAACTATCAAAATATTGAGTCCTTGGGATTTTCCTACCAACTACGTACCGATTTCAAAAAGGTGGATACCATTCCGGTTTTTGAAGTGGATTGGAAGAACGGCGTTAGTGCTTCCGAAAAGCAGGCCGACACTAAAAAGATGTTAGCTTGGCTAAAACTTCGTTTGCAGGATAGCACCTTGGTCATCAAAGAGGCCAACTGA
- a CDS encoding mannose-1-phosphate guanylyltransferase: MNKNYYAILMAGGVGSRFWPVSTSANPKQFHDMLGTGKTLIQKTFDRLNRFIPTENILILTNERYNDLVLEQLPMVKQDQVVLEPAMRNTAPCILYASLKIQKMNPNAVIIVAPSDHWIEDEAAFENDVIACFDKCQQEKALCTLGIQPTFPNTGFGYIEFEKGSDDNLKKVSQFREKPDYETAKEFLAQGNFLWNAGIFMWSVETIVNAFKKYQRDQYALFEKGISAYNTAKETTFIQENYAKAENISIDYAILEQSKSIYTLPATFDWNDLGTWGALYDKLDKDPNENAVVNAKTLLENAKGNMIRTPKDKVVVVDGLEDYIIVDKEDVLLIYPKDKQQDIKKVLNQVKDSFGDQFA; this comes from the coding sequence ATGAACAAGAATTATTATGCCATATTGATGGCCGGGGGAGTGGGTTCCCGGTTTTGGCCCGTGAGTACATCCGCCAACCCTAAGCAGTTTCACGATATGTTGGGAACGGGAAAAACCTTGATCCAAAAGACCTTTGATCGTTTGAACCGATTTATTCCAACAGAAAACATTTTAATCCTCACCAATGAACGCTACAACGATTTGGTATTGGAGCAATTGCCTATGGTGAAACAGGATCAAGTGGTGTTGGAACCTGCCATGCGCAATACCGCACCCTGTATCTTGTATGCTTCACTCAAGATTCAGAAAATGAATCCTAATGCCGTTATCATCGTGGCGCCCAGTGACCATTGGATTGAGGATGAGGCGGCTTTTGAAAATGACGTGATTGCCTGCTTTGATAAATGCCAACAGGAAAAAGCGCTATGCACCTTGGGCATACAGCCAACCTTCCCCAATACCGGCTTTGGCTACATCGAATTTGAAAAAGGAAGTGACGACAACCTGAAAAAGGTGTCTCAGTTCCGTGAAAAACCAGATTATGAAACTGCAAAGGAATTCTTGGCGCAAGGAAACTTTTTGTGGAATGCCGGAATTTTTATGTGGAGCGTGGAAACCATCGTGAATGCTTTCAAGAAATATCAGCGCGATCAATATGCATTGTTTGAAAAAGGCATTTCTGCCTACAACACAGCAAAGGAGACGACCTTTATTCAAGAAAACTATGCCAAGGCAGAAAACATCTCCATTGATTACGCTATCTTGGAACAATCCAAATCTATTTACACTTTGCCCGCCACCTTCGATTGGAACGATCTGGGGACTTGGGGCGCATTGTATGATAAATTGGATAAGGATCCAAATGAGAATGCAGTCGTGAATGCCAAAACGCTGTTGGAAAATGCCAAGGGGAATATGATTCGTACGCCTAAGGATAAAGTGGTCGTGGTGGATGGTCTGGAAGATTATATCATTGTGGATAAAGAAGATGTACTTTTGATTTATCCAAAGGATAAACAACAGGATATAAAAAAGGTTTTGAACCAAGTAAAGGATTCGTTTGGGGACCAGTTTGCATAA
- a CDS encoding SprT-like domain-containing protein, which produces MEMTLQKYLPELAVAPCFELIKTHGVHLKIVNHRVTRHGDYRRLPNGLHLITVNASLNKYRFLITLVHEIAHLVAFESYGRRIKPHGMEWKRTFQHLMVPFIRPEVFPSQLLPIIANHFKNPKASSSTDARLSIALKAFDEEEREHQYVYELPAGSVFRLYNGRLFKKGNKKVKRYECVELSTGRVYLFQPNAEVELVE; this is translated from the coding sequence ATGGAAATGACCCTTCAAAAATATCTTCCAGAGCTTGCGGTGGCTCCTTGTTTTGAATTGATCAAAACCCATGGGGTGCATTTGAAAATTGTGAATCATCGCGTTACACGACATGGGGATTACCGCAGATTGCCCAACGGACTGCACCTGATTACCGTCAACGCTTCGCTCAACAAATATCGATTCTTGATTACGCTCGTCCACGAAATCGCGCATTTGGTGGCCTTCGAAAGCTATGGTCGTCGAATAAAACCGCACGGAATGGAGTGGAAGCGTACCTTTCAGCATTTAATGGTGCCTTTCATACGGCCGGAGGTATTTCCGTCACAATTGTTGCCCATCATAGCGAACCATTTTAAAAACCCAAAGGCGAGCAGTAGCACGGATGCGAGGTTGTCCATCGCGTTAAAAGCGTTTGACGAGGAAGAGCGGGAACATCAGTATGTGTACGAGTTGCCCGCAGGAAGTGTTTTTAGGTTGTATAATGGCAGGTTGTTCAAAAAAGGAAACAAGAAAGTAAAGCGATACGAATGCGTGGAATTGTCCACTGGCAGAGTATATTTGTTTCAGCCTAATGCCGAAGTGGAGTTGGTTGAATAA
- the maoP gene encoding DUF413 domain-containing protein, producing the protein MNTVKDHMAFRKLKIECSFMRPVLTPEEYEILNEFGAWMNALYDGTLTPLTKKQEEFCQNLDTDAPPTEKYARIFWLYLKRKELFKQNKLSNQKKLMKDDREDWKKIRKMRFLICSLMVLGFTWVSAQGKSLSHQLWERVKDCQALLDDTDNGEKLDFNKIDDSKNGYLKIWGSYPTCGCTCSSTVGAYRDIHGGYTFLQKEESSCDWRKSISSNKDLAVILPDSFDIRVFSKSQALIKPKYALFFLDVEIPRFGTDTKFTLKLIPFGILKPEENSLITYNYSEYNIGKEKNAIAPKFIQNLKHIVAKINDGKTLMHLLNKNYDSINPNDKKYIEQNVLGKASSNRIKSLDELTETLILLKNAYDVYSELDFMSVMMKWNKEKGRFEIKSKGDLPKPVSFKEFILENEFWVPVC; encoded by the coding sequence ATGAATACTGTAAAAGATCATATGGCCTTCAGAAAGTTAAAAATTGAGTGCTCTTTTATGCGACCGGTTTTAACACCCGAAGAATACGAAATATTAAATGAGTTCGGTGCATGGATGAATGCCCTTTACGATGGCACTTTGACACCACTGACCAAAAAACAGGAGGAGTTTTGCCAAAATCTTGACACTGATGCACCCCCTACCGAAAAGTATGCGAGGATTTTTTGGTTGTACTTGAAAAGGAAGGAACTTTTTAAGCAAAACAAACTGAGCAATCAAAAAAAGCTTATGAAAGATGATAGGGAGGATTGGAAGAAAATAAGAAAAATGAGGTTCTTGATATGCAGCCTTATGGTCTTAGGTTTTACTTGGGTATCCGCTCAGGGCAAATCGTTATCCCATCAATTGTGGGAACGGGTTAAAGATTGTCAAGCCTTACTTGATGACACCGACAATGGTGAAAAACTTGATTTTAACAAGATTGATGACTCCAAAAACGGATACTTAAAAATATGGGGCAGCTACCCTACTTGCGGATGTACCTGCAGCTCAACTGTTGGGGCTTACCGGGACATCCATGGAGGATACACCTTCCTCCAAAAAGAAGAATCCTCTTGTGACTGGCGAAAGTCAATCTCATCCAACAAAGATTTGGCCGTAATCCTTCCTGATAGTTTTGATATTCGTGTTTTTTCCAAAAGCCAAGCACTCATAAAACCCAAGTATGCTCTTTTTTTCTTGGATGTGGAGATACCGAGATTTGGAACTGACACCAAATTCACATTAAAACTTATTCCCTTTGGGATTTTAAAACCAGAGGAAAATTCCTTGATTACTTATAATTATTCAGAATACAATATAGGGAAGGAAAAAAACGCCATCGCTCCGAAATTCATTCAAAATCTAAAGCATATAGTGGCTAAAATCAATGATGGCAAAACCTTAATGCATTTATTGAACAAAAACTATGACAGCATCAACCCAAACGACAAAAAATACATCGAACAAAATGTTCTCGGGAAGGCTTCATCAAATCGTATCAAATCATTGGATGAACTAACCGAAACGCTAATCCTACTTAAAAATGCGTACGATGTTTATTCAGAATTAGATTTTATGTCGGTTATGATGAAATGGAACAAGGAAAAAGGAAGGTTTGAGATTAAATCTAAAGGTGATTTACCTAAACCCGTTTCATTTAAAGAATTCATTTTGGAAAATGAATTCTGGGTGCCCGTCTGTTGA
- a CDS encoding SDR family oxidoreductase produces MANIIITGTSRGIGFELVKLFAREGHQVLALSRNEAPVKKLNLPNVDSFPFDLGNPKDYQKLLGFLEDWHVVDVLINNAGSLLNKPFSETTTEEFERVYKVNVFGVAEMTRAVLPMMGQQGHVVTVSSMGGVQGSMKFPGLSAYSSSKGAVITLTELLAEEYKETGPSFNVLALGAVQTEMLEEAFPGYKAPVTALEMATYIKDFALTGQKLYNGKLLQVSNSTP; encoded by the coding sequence ATGGCCAATATCATAATAACAGGAACGAGTAGGGGAATAGGATTTGAACTGGTTAAGCTTTTTGCGCGGGAAGGACATCAAGTGTTGGCCTTGTCCCGTAATGAAGCACCGGTAAAGAAGCTCAATTTGCCCAATGTGGACTCCTTTCCCTTTGATTTGGGCAATCCAAAGGACTATCAAAAGCTATTGGGCTTTTTGGAAGATTGGCATGTGGTGGACGTACTAATTAATAATGCAGGCAGCTTGCTGAACAAGCCATTTTCTGAAACGACTACGGAAGAATTTGAAAGGGTTTACAAAGTAAATGTCTTTGGTGTGGCCGAAATGACAAGAGCCGTTTTGCCTATGATGGGTCAGCAAGGGCATGTGGTAACGGTGAGCTCCATGGGTGGCGTGCAGGGCAGCATGAAGTTTCCGGGACTATCCGCATACAGTTCCAGCAAAGGGGCCGTGATTACGCTAACCGAACTGTTGGCCGAGGAGTACAAAGAAACCGGACCCAGTTTTAATGTGTTGGCCTTGGGCGCGGTACAGACCGAAATGTTGGAGGAAGCCTTTCCAGGGTACAAAGCCCCCGTCACCGCCTTAGAGATGGCGACCTACATCAAGGATTTTGCATTGACAGGGCAAAAACTCTACAACGGCAAGTTGTTGCAGGTAAGCAATAGTACGCCGTAG
- a CDS encoding M28 family peptidase — translation MKLLYSIFAALIMVSCGSGQMTQTPFAPTTADRIGEMMNYLASDDLKGREAGSEGIEMAAVYIENYFKSYGLTPYFESYRDTLSNFQKPSYNLVGMIEGNDPELKDEFILIGAHYDHIGVVNPENGDPIANGANDNASGTISVLEMARYFGTQQTNKRSLIFALFSAEEKGLLGSKHLAKKLKEEGLNLYTMLNFEMTGVPMQDKDYLMYITGYEMSNLAEVSNTYAGENLVGFLPTAKEFNLYQRSDNFPFHQEFGVPSHTFCTFDFTNFAYYHKPGDEAGLMDFEHMSTVVNKTIPVIEKIANAANQEIKLN, via the coding sequence ATGAAACTATTGTATTCTATTTTTGCCGCACTTATTATGGTAAGTTGCGGTTCTGGTCAAATGACCCAAACCCCTTTTGCTCCAACTACTGCTGACCGAATTGGTGAAATGATGAACTACTTGGCAAGCGACGACCTTAAGGGTAGGGAAGCGGGAAGCGAAGGCATTGAAATGGCAGCTGTTTATATCGAAAACTACTTCAAGTCGTATGGGCTTACCCCTTATTTTGAAAGTTACAGGGACACCCTTTCCAATTTTCAAAAGCCATCTTATAATCTAGTGGGTATGATAGAGGGTAACGATCCGGAGCTAAAAGATGAATTTATTTTGATTGGCGCGCACTATGACCATATTGGAGTTGTAAATCCCGAAAATGGTGACCCCATTGCCAATGGGGCCAATGACAATGCTTCGGGAACCATTAGTGTTTTGGAAATGGCCCGTTATTTTGGGACACAGCAAACCAATAAGCGCAGCCTTATTTTTGCCTTGTTCAGTGCCGAAGAAAAAGGCTTGTTGGGATCAAAGCATTTGGCCAAGAAGCTCAAAGAAGAGGGGTTGAATCTCTACACCATGCTCAATTTTGAAATGACAGGGGTACCCATGCAGGACAAAGATTATTTAATGTACATCACAGGATATGAAATGTCCAATTTGGCAGAGGTCAGTAACACCTATGCCGGAGAAAATCTAGTAGGTTTCCTGCCCACTGCAAAGGAGTTCAATCTGTATCAGCGGTCGGATAATTTTCCGTTTCATCAAGAGTTTGGTGTGCCTTCGCATACCTTCTGCACGTTTGATTTCACCAATTTCGCGTATTACCACAAACCTGGGGATGAAGCGGGGTTAATGGATTTTGAACACATGTCTACTGTGGTGAACAAAACCATTCCGGTCATAGAAAAAATAGCCAACGCAGCCAATCAAGAAATTAAGTTAAACTAA